From Arcticibacter tournemirensis, one genomic window encodes:
- a CDS encoding HupE/UreJ family protein, whose translation MQDFPLYFELGWQHILDWQGYDHILFVAALCGIYSLKDWRKVLILVTAFTVGHTVTLALSVFDRIGVPATITEFLIPVTIILTALYNIINREQRSAYFSFKYVMALLFGLIHGMGFSNYLKSLLGKSNNIVAELLAFNLGLEAGQVAIVVTVLLLTYAIIHLLKVPRSKWSVTLSTIIFGVAFYMAAERLTSFIHQ comes from the coding sequence ATGCAGGACTTTCCTCTATACTTTGAACTGGGCTGGCAGCATATACTCGACTGGCAGGGCTATGACCATATACTGTTTGTGGCAGCTTTGTGCGGCATATACTCCTTAAAAGACTGGCGTAAGGTATTGATCCTTGTTACCGCTTTTACAGTAGGACATACCGTCACCCTCGCACTCAGTGTTTTCGACCGGATCGGTGTACCCGCAACAATAACAGAGTTTTTAATACCGGTAACGATCATACTGACAGCTCTATACAATATTATTAACAGAGAGCAAAGATCGGCTTATTTTTCGTTTAAATACGTCATGGCCCTCCTATTTGGATTAATTCACGGAATGGGGTTTTCTAACTATCTTAAAAGTCTCCTGGGAAAAAGCAATAATATTGTTGCAGAGCTCCTGGCTTTCAATCTGGGACTGGAAGCGGGCCAGGTGGCAATAGTTGTTACGGTACTGCTATTAACGTACGCTATTATTCACCTACTAAAGGTGCCGCGGAGCAAATGGAGCGTGACCTTATCGACGATAATCTTTGGAGTTGCCTTTTATATGGCGGCGGAGCGTTTAACAAGTTTTATACATCAATAA
- a CDS encoding DUF6702 family protein has translation MLHVLLLFINFLHPFYVSVTEIRHNERNKTLEVSSRMFFDDFEAALEKQYHVKIDILKPSDKKVVDKLIDDYIRKHLVLTVEGKKVSLQYTGYEIEEDGAWCYFTVPNVNKLNKVVVVDNILFEEHSSQINMIHVIAAGTRKSTKLDNPKDQAVFSF, from the coding sequence ATGTTACATGTACTTCTGCTTTTTATAAATTTTTTACATCCGTTTTATGTTAGTGTTACCGAGATAAGACACAACGAACGAAATAAAACACTTGAAGTGAGCAGCAGAATGTTCTTTGATGATTTCGAAGCTGCACTCGAGAAACAATATCATGTTAAGATCGATATTTTAAAGCCGTCGGATAAAAAGGTAGTTGATAAGCTGATTGATGACTATATCAGAAAACATTTGGTCCTGACGGTTGAGGGGAAAAAGGTATCCCTTCAATATACAGGCTATGAAATAGAAGAAGACGGAGCGTGGTGCTATTTCACCGTCCCAAATGTGAATAAGTTAAACAAGGTGGTCGTCGTCGATAATATTCTGTTTGAAGAGCATTCATCCCAGATTAATATGATCCACGTTATTGCCGCCGGTACCCGAAAAAGTACCAAGCTAGATAATCCAAAAGATCAAGCGGTATTTTCATTTTGA
- a CDS encoding carboxypeptidase-like regulatory domain-containing protein — MEEEQSDVWFNNCAGYTLNYTNKVSEERDSITIYGIVKFCSSNKAIQGAEISFYGNSDSVMFRTKTDAKGYYEIKIKIGHYRRIQADCWGGGLTIPDVDLGDVGDAGGAMNIDIKLLRRYLLINSFPLTRKDIRQIKKNRKEK; from the coding sequence ATGGAGGAAGAACAATCCGATGTTTGGTTTAACAATTGCGCCGGCTATACTTTAAATTATACCAATAAAGTGAGTGAAGAGCGGGATAGCATCACGATTTATGGAATAGTGAAGTTCTGCTCATCAAATAAAGCGATCCAGGGAGCCGAAATTAGCTTCTATGGGAATAGTGATTCCGTAATGTTCCGCACAAAAACGGATGCTAAAGGATATTATGAAATTAAAATCAAAATAGGCCACTATCGTCGAATACAAGCCGATTGTTGGGGAGGCGGACTAACTATACCCGACGTTGACTTAGGTGATGTGGGCGATGCGGGTGGCGCTATGAATATTGATATAAAGCTCCTTCGCCGATATTTGTTAATTAATTCATTTCCGCTAACGAGGAAAGATATCAGACAAATCAAGAAGAACAGGAAAGAAAAATAA